Proteins encoded by one window of Kribbella italica:
- a CDS encoding zf-HC2 domain-containing protein translates to MNPEEHRALRELLGTYALGQLTPAEVTRVRAHLDGCPECRAELAAIAPLAEPLRMVDPDRLGAELPAPPAWLEESILTAIDNEPRRRRPVGRWLVAAAAVVVIGAGGAALGYGLAPKPPEIPLEPVTVAVADPAVRSTADVVPHTWGMEIKLTATGFADGETYRVVVVTADGRTAPAGEFIGTGDREMHCNLNSSVLRPDATAFRVLDDRGRNVASGGL, encoded by the coding sequence GTGAACCCCGAAGAGCACAGGGCGTTGCGCGAGCTGCTCGGCACGTACGCGCTCGGCCAGCTGACTCCCGCCGAGGTGACCAGGGTGCGGGCGCACCTGGACGGCTGCCCGGAGTGCCGCGCGGAGCTCGCGGCGATCGCTCCACTGGCCGAGCCCCTGCGCATGGTCGATCCGGACCGGCTCGGCGCGGAGCTTCCGGCGCCGCCGGCCTGGCTGGAGGAGTCGATCCTGACCGCGATCGACAACGAGCCGCGTCGCCGTCGCCCGGTCGGGCGCTGGCTGGTGGCCGCCGCGGCCGTCGTCGTGATCGGCGCCGGGGGAGCGGCCCTCGGGTACGGGCTCGCCCCGAAGCCACCGGAGATCCCGCTCGAACCGGTCACCGTCGCCGTGGCCGACCCCGCCGTACGGTCGACGGCCGACGTCGTACCGCACACCTGGGGGATGGAGATCAAGCTGACCGCGACCGGGTTCGCGGACGGTGAGACGTACCGGGTCGTGGTCGTCACGGCCGACGGCCGGACCGCGCCGGCGGGCGAGTTCATCGGCACCGGCGACCGCGAGATGCACTGCAACCTCAACTCGTCGGTCCTGCGTCCGGACGCGACCGCGTTCCGCGTCCTCGACGACCGCGGCCGCAACGTCGCCTCGGGCGGACTGTGA
- a CDS encoding sigma-70 family RNA polymerase sigma factor: MNRTVHDLSREDGIRAAYTEHGAELYRYALRQLDDEGAARDVVQETFLRAWRAADRYDPSLASLRVWLFAITRNVVIDEARRRSLRPVSPQPLDVLTAIGPSTTADDDRTVTGWLIEEALQRIRPEARSALVETYLRGRPYAEVAAEQGVPVGTLRSRVFYGLKALRLAMDEMGVEL; encoded by the coding sequence ATGAACAGGACCGTGCACGACCTGAGTCGTGAGGACGGTATCCGCGCCGCCTACACGGAACACGGAGCCGAGCTGTACCGCTACGCGTTGCGGCAGCTGGACGACGAGGGCGCTGCACGGGACGTGGTGCAGGAGACCTTCCTGCGGGCCTGGCGAGCGGCGGACCGGTACGACCCGTCGCTCGCCAGCCTGCGGGTGTGGTTGTTCGCGATCACCCGGAACGTCGTGATCGACGAGGCACGCCGCCGCTCGCTGCGGCCGGTCAGCCCGCAGCCGCTCGACGTCCTGACCGCGATCGGTCCGTCGACCACCGCCGACGACGACCGGACGGTGACCGGCTGGCTGATCGAGGAGGCGTTGCAGCGGATCCGCCCCGAGGCGCGCAGCGCCCTCGTGGAGACGTACCTTCGAGGACGCCCGTACGCCGAGGTCGCGGCCGAGCAGGGAGTCCCGGTCGGGACCTTGCGCAGCCGGGTCTTCTACGGACTGAAGGCGCTGCGGCTGGCGATGGACGAGATGGGAGTCGAGCTGTGA
- a CDS encoding DUF4394 domain-containing protein: MRKFSAVLVALGLAATSGLVAVQPAAASSPRSGGASIYLLEASGSLSVRNAKLPLLTEHRVKVRGLKHGDRLVGIDTRPATKELYALGKSGQVYKVNGRTGQATAVGTPAAGAVGTAVGFDFNPTVDRIRVVTESGRNLRLHPDTGAVAGVDTPLAYASGSTPRVAASAYTDSFAGATTTGLYGLDANKNTLVTQGTLPGRTPAVSPNTGQLFSVGRLGFDFTAVNGFDIDGRARTTGSYDARDYTAIAAIRTSGLLSGTKLVKVDLRTGRATPLLALGLGDVVGLAFAAR, translated from the coding sequence ATGAGGAAGTTTTCCGCGGTACTCGTCGCTCTCGGGCTTGCGGCGACCAGTGGTCTGGTGGCGGTGCAGCCGGCCGCCGCGTCGTCGCCGCGATCGGGTGGGGCGTCGATCTATTTGCTGGAGGCATCGGGTTCGCTGAGCGTCCGCAACGCCAAACTCCCGTTGCTGACCGAGCACCGGGTCAAGGTGCGCGGGCTGAAGCACGGTGACCGCCTGGTCGGGATCGACACCCGCCCGGCCACCAAGGAGCTGTACGCGCTGGGCAAGTCGGGCCAGGTCTACAAGGTGAACGGCCGCACCGGTCAGGCAACAGCGGTCGGTACGCCGGCCGCCGGCGCGGTAGGTACCGCGGTGGGCTTCGACTTCAACCCGACCGTGGACCGGATCCGGGTCGTCACCGAGTCGGGCCGCAACCTGCGGCTGCACCCCGACACCGGCGCTGTCGCGGGCGTCGACACGCCGCTGGCCTATGCGAGCGGCAGCACGCCGCGAGTCGCCGCCTCGGCGTACACGGACAGCTTCGCCGGAGCGACCACCACCGGGCTGTACGGACTGGACGCGAACAAGAACACGCTCGTCACCCAGGGCACGCTGCCGGGCCGGACGCCGGCCGTGTCGCCGAACACCGGCCAGCTCTTCAGCGTCGGCCGCCTCGGCTTCGACTTCACCGCGGTGAACGGCTTCGACATCGACGGCCGGGCCCGCACCACCGGCTCGTACGACGCTCGCGACTACACCGCGATCGCCGCGATCCGGACCAGCGGGCTGCTGTCCGGGACCAAGCTGGTCAAGGTCGACCTGCGGACCGGTCGGGCGACCCCGCTGCTCGCCCTCGGGCTCGGCGACGTCGTCGGTCTGGCCTTCGCCGCTCGATGA